In Mastigocladopsis repens PCC 10914, a single window of DNA contains:
- a CDS encoding xanthine dehydrogenase family protein molybdopterin-binding subunit, which translates to MNKVIGTGVSRKDGRAKVMGTATYAAEHQIPGLVHGYVVTASIANGQIKSIDTRAAEKAPGVVSVFTHKNAPKVFMPANDFQTSKIYEARLPLSDDKVYYGGQIIGLVVADTFERARHAAHLVKVEYATQTPLVDATKATFKEAPPQSGEELKFEKGNFAAGVASATAKIEATYKTSTEMHAPMEPHAIIAHWQDSDSLTVYEPSQWVAGTQRTYAELFGLPTERVRVVTPFIGGAFGSKAFPWPHGILCAAAARKLQRPLKVVLSRRQMTANTGHRSETEQTIRLGATADGSLSVIDHEVKSCTSPVEAFAEPCTKITPVMYAAPNLRLKQELAVMNIGTPTFMRGPGENSGMWALESAMDELAWTLKIDPVELRLKNEAKEDQRKGLPFSAKHFADCLRVGAEQFGWKDRPKQPRALTRDGKLVGWGMAAATFPGLRRAASAKVRLLPDGTAHILTAANDMGTGAYTVVAATAADALGLSVEKVRVELGDSLLPDGGLAGGSMMTASLVPAVMAACQQVLKTAKAKTAQEAFATLGQSGRAAFEATASSAPGEEGKKWAFQSWGAHFCEVSVDEEIGRLRVTRWVSVMDIGRVINAKTAASQVRGGVIMGTGQALMEECHVDPNIGYPVVYDLATYHFPAHADIPRIQVAFVGEPDLNFNPAGVRGLGEIGITGVSAAIGNALYHATGKRIRDLPITPDKLL; encoded by the coding sequence ATGAACAAAGTGATTGGGACTGGCGTCAGCCGCAAGGACGGACGGGCAAAGGTTATGGGCACGGCTACCTACGCTGCCGAACATCAAATTCCGGGTCTGGTTCACGGTTATGTCGTCACCGCCAGCATCGCCAATGGGCAAATTAAAAGCATCGACACACGCGCAGCAGAAAAAGCGCCTGGAGTTGTGAGTGTTTTTACGCACAAAAACGCGCCAAAGGTGTTTATGCCAGCCAACGACTTTCAGACCTCAAAAATCTACGAGGCTCGTCTGCCGTTGTCGGATGATAAGGTTTACTACGGAGGGCAAATTATCGGCTTGGTAGTGGCAGACACCTTCGAGCGGGCACGTCACGCGGCGCATTTGGTAAAGGTCGAATACGCAACCCAAACGCCACTCGTAGATGCTACAAAAGCTACTTTCAAGGAGGCTCCACCCCAGTCGGGTGAGGAGCTAAAGTTCGAGAAGGGGAATTTTGCGGCAGGGGTGGCAAGTGCAACAGCGAAAATTGAAGCCACATACAAAACTTCTACTGAAATGCACGCGCCGATGGAACCCCATGCCATCATTGCCCACTGGCAAGATTCAGACTCACTCACTGTTTACGAGCCGTCCCAGTGGGTGGCGGGAACCCAGCGCACCTATGCAGAACTCTTTGGACTCCCGACCGAGCGGGTGCGTGTTGTTACACCCTTTATCGGTGGTGCCTTCGGCTCTAAAGCCTTCCCCTGGCCTCACGGCATTCTTTGTGCTGCGGCTGCTCGTAAACTCCAGCGTCCTCTCAAAGTCGTCCTCAGCCGACGGCAAATGACAGCGAACACAGGACACCGCTCTGAAACTGAGCAAACTATCCGTTTAGGAGCAACCGCCGACGGTAGCCTAAGTGTGATTGACCATGAGGTAAAATCCTGCACCTCGCCAGTGGAAGCCTTCGCAGAACCCTGTACGAAGATCACGCCAGTTATGTACGCTGCGCCAAATCTGCGACTGAAGCAGGAACTGGCGGTGATGAACATCGGCACACCAACATTCATGCGCGGACCAGGAGAGAATTCTGGGATGTGGGCACTAGAGTCGGCGATGGACGAACTCGCCTGGACGCTAAAGATTGATCCAGTGGAACTGCGCCTGAAAAATGAAGCTAAGGAGGACCAGCGCAAGGGACTGCCATTCTCAGCGAAGCATTTTGCTGACTGTTTACGGGTAGGTGCCGAGCAATTTGGTTGGAAAGACAGACCAAAACAGCCGCGCGCGCTGACACGTGATGGCAAACTCGTTGGTTGGGGGATGGCGGCGGCAACCTTCCCTGGCTTGCGGCGTGCAGCATCAGCTAAGGTGCGGCTGCTACCAGACGGTACGGCACATATCCTCACCGCAGCCAATGATATGGGCACTGGCGCATATACTGTTGTTGCTGCCACAGCAGCAGACGCACTGGGGTTAAGCGTCGAAAAGGTACGGGTGGAACTGGGCGACTCGTTGCTACCAGATGGCGGCTTGGCGGGTGGGTCTATGATGACAGCATCCCTCGTCCCTGCGGTGATGGCAGCTTGTCAGCAAGTCCTCAAAACTGCTAAAGCGAAGACCGCACAGGAGGCATTTGCGACTCTGGGTCAGTCTGGACGGGCAGCGTTTGAGGCAACAGCATCCTCCGCTCCCGGTGAAGAGGGGAAGAAATGGGCGTTCCAGTCCTGGGGCGCACATTTTTGCGAAGTCAGTGTGGATGAGGAAATCGGACGCTTACGGGTGACGCGTTGGGTGTCAGTGATGGATATTGGGCGAGTTATCAATGCCAAGACAGCAGCTTCTCAGGTACGTGGCGGTGTGATTATGGGTACTGGGCAAGCCCTGATGGAGGAGTGCCACGTTGATCCAAACATCGGCTATCCTGTAGTCTATGACCTCGCCACCTATCACTTCCCGGCTCACGCAGACATTCCTCGCATTCAGGTAGCCTTTGTCGGCGAACCTGACCTCAACTTCAACCCAGCAGGCGTACGCGGTTTAGGTGAAATTGGCATCACAGGTGTTTCAGCAGCGATCGGCAACGCCCTTTACCATGCCACAGGTAAACGTATCCGTGATTTACCTATTACACCTGACAAGTTGTTGTGA